The window TTTCGGCTGGAAACCCGGCAGGCGTGCGCGGACGACATCGGCGCAGGTAAAAGCATCTTCTTGATTAAACATCGTATTCTCTCTTTCAGCGGGGGATAATAAGCCCCATAGTAGAGAGCGAGGCGCGGCCGAGACCAATACATTCTTGGCGGCCGATTTATTCCATTTACCTATAAGTTGAGCTGCGTCACAAGGAGGCGATACCCCGGATGAACCCGCCCCAAGCCCTGCCCGATCCCGGCCGGATTAACTTCCGCCTGCTGCACTATTTCCGCGTGGTGGCGGAAGAGATGAACTTCACCCAGGCGGCGCGGCGGCTGAATATGTCACAGCCGCCGCTCAGCAAGCACATCAAGGAGCTGGAGAGTCAGCTCGGGGTGGTGCTGTTCAAACGCACCACCCGCTCCATGACGCTGACGCCGGCCGGCCGCACGCTGCTGCGCAACGTCGAGCGGCTGCTGGATCAGGCCGACAGCGCATTGCATCAGGTGCAACAGATGGGGCGTGGCGAAGGCGGCCACATGGTGGTCGGCATGGTCGGCACCTCGGCCTGGGGCGGCCTGATCGCGGCGCTGCGGCGATTCAGCGAGCGGAGCGCCGGCGTCACCTGGTCGTTGAACGAGCTGACGCCCAGCCAGCAAATCGCCGCGCTGCAAAAGCGGCATATCGACATCGGGGTCTGGCGAGAGGCGCAGCAGCAGACGCTGCCGGGGTTAACCTGCCAACGGTTGGCAAGCGAGAGCATCGCCGTGGTGTTGCCGCTCGATCATCCGCTGGCGCAGCAGGAAAATATCCCGCTGGCGGCGCTGCAGAACGACAGTTTCATCGTGCTGCCGCCGCATGAGGCCAGCCTGGGGCTGTATCTGCACAATCTGTGTCTGCGGCAGGGATTTTTGCCGGACGTCGCTTATCAGGTCAACGAACCGCAGACCCTGCTGGCGCTGGTGGCGGAAGGCTGCGGCATCACGCTGCTGCCGGACAGCTACGGCCGCATCCCGTGGCCCGGCGTACGCTTTTGCTCGCTGCAACAGGCACCGCCGGCGGATCTGTACGCGGTGTATCGCGCCGACAGCGTCACGCCGGTGGTGCAGGCCTTCCTGGAAATGCTGCGGGCGCCGTAAGCGGCCCGCAGCGCAGATTACATCGTCGGCTGCACCATCAGCTGGCCGGCGGTGCCGCGATCGGCCATCTCCAGCGTCTGGCTGTAATACAGGAACGGGAAGTGTTCGGAGGTAGGTTGGTTGAAATACACCAGCAGCTCGACGTCGCCATCGACCCAGACGGTGTCCTTCCAGCCGCGATCTTCCGCCATCGGCTGCGCGCCGTTGACGCGTTTGATCAGGAACTGCACGCCCTGAATATGGAACGCCTGCGGCGTATCCGCATGAATGTTCCAACGTTCCCAGGTGCCTTGCTGCGCCTGTACGTCGATGCGGTTCATGTCCCAAATCGCGCCGTTGATGCCGACGCCGCCGTCGCCCAGGCGGAAATCGCGGGTGCGGCTGGCGCTGCCGTCCAACAACTGATCCGCCAGCAGGCGCATCGGCAGGTTGTCGGTCACCAGCGGCAGCAGGCCGGTCGGGCGCAGCGTCAGCACCTGGGTGGACACCAGAATGC of the Serratia marcescens subsp. marcescens ATCC 13880 genome contains:
- a CDS encoding LysR family transcriptional regulator, which gives rise to MNPPQALPDPGRINFRLLHYFRVVAEEMNFTQAARRLNMSQPPLSKHIKELESQLGVVLFKRTTRSMTLTPAGRTLLRNVERLLDQADSALHQVQQMGRGEGGHMVVGMVGTSAWGGLIAALRRFSERSAGVTWSLNELTPSQQIAALQKRHIDIGVWREAQQQTLPGLTCQRLASESIAVVLPLDHPLAQQENIPLAALQNDSFIVLPPHEASLGLYLHNLCLRQGFLPDVAYQVNEPQTLLALVAEGCGITLLPDSYGRIPWPGVRFCSLQQAPPADLYAVYRADSVTPVVQAFLEMLRAP